The genomic region CAAGATCAGTTGCAGAGTTTGCTCATCAAAATGATGTAACTGTAGAAGCTGAACTTGGAGTACTTGCTGGAGTTGAAGATGATGTTGTTGCAGAACATAGTATTTATACTCAACCAGATGAAGTTGAAGAATTCGTTAATAGAACAGGAGTAGATTCATTAGCAATAGATGGTAATTGCCTTAAATTATTAAAATTAAAAGCTGGTATTGAATACCCCTCTTTATTTGCTTTTGCAAACATTTCTTTAGTATTTACTAACCCTAAGTTTTTGT from Streptobacillus ratti harbors:
- a CDS encoding class II fructose-bisphosphate aldolase, translating into DIPVALHLDHGPSFEACKDCIEYGFSSVMIDASHYSFDENVELSRSVAEFAHQNDVTVEAELGVLAGVEDDVVAEHSIYTQPDEVEEFVNRTGVDSLAIDGNCLKLLKLKAGIEYPSLFAFANISLVFTNPKFL